From a single Oxalobacter vibrioformis genomic region:
- a CDS encoding phosphoketolase family protein, giving the protein MNAEIDQNAKPLSPDLLQKMDAYFRASNYLSVGQIYLYDNPLLRVPLAPEHVKPRLLGHWGTSPGLNFVYVHLNRVINNHDLDMIYVTGPGHGGPSLVAHTYLEGSYSEFYPNVSQDEQGMKKLFTQFSFPGGVPSHVASETPGSINEGGELGYCLSHAFGAAFDNPDLIVTCVVGDGEAETGPLATSWHSNKFLNPEYDGAVLPILHLNDGKIAGPTVLARIPHNELDMLFRGYGYKPYYVDYDSVNGDTMALHQQMAAVMDRAIAEIKAIQADARANGLKERPVWPMIVMRTPKGWTGPKVIDGLKYEGSFRSHQVPVSETKTNLDHLKILEEWMRSYKPEELFDEDGRFLPELEALAPKGIRRMGANPHANGGILLRDLRMPDFRDYAVDVPHPGATVAEATRIQGRMIRDVITLNEEARNFRVFSPDETESNRWGAVFEVTDRCLVADIKPDDYQISHNGRIMEMLSEHQCEGWLEGYILTGRHGFFSCYEAFIHIIDSMFNQHAKWLEVTRHIPWRRPVASLNYLLTSHVWRQDHNGLSHQNPGFMDIVMNKKADITRVYLPPDANTLLSVTDHCLRSRHRINVIVAGKQPALQYLNMDDAIKHCTAGAGIWEWASNDKGGEPDVVMACCGDIPTMETLAAVKILREQFPELKIRVVNVVNLMVLQPSNEHPNGMPDKDFDSLFTTDKPIIFAYHGYPWLIHRLTYRRTNHKNLHVRGYKEEGTTTTPFDMVVLNDLDRFHLVGDTIDRLPQLAGRTAYTKQYLRDRLLEHKAYVHQYGEDMPEIRDWKWTDD; this is encoded by the coding sequence ATGAATGCGGAAATTGATCAGAATGCCAAACCACTGTCTCCGGATCTGCTGCAAAAAATGGATGCGTACTTCCGTGCATCCAATTATCTGTCAGTCGGCCAGATTTATCTTTACGACAACCCGCTTTTGCGCGTTCCTCTGGCTCCGGAACATGTCAAACCCAGGCTTCTGGGTCACTGGGGTACCTCACCGGGCCTGAATTTTGTTTATGTCCACTTAAACCGGGTGATCAACAATCACGATCTGGACATGATTTATGTTACAGGACCGGGTCATGGTGGTCCAAGCCTTGTCGCACACACTTATCTTGAGGGCAGTTACAGCGAGTTTTATCCCAATGTTTCGCAGGACGAACAGGGAATGAAAAAGCTGTTTACACAATTCTCCTTCCCCGGCGGTGTACCAAGCCATGTGGCGTCGGAAACACCGGGTTCCATCAATGAAGGGGGTGAGCTGGGTTACTGCCTGTCGCATGCGTTTGGTGCGGCCTTTGATAACCCTGACCTGATTGTCACCTGTGTTGTCGGTGACGGTGAGGCGGAAACCGGCCCGCTGGCAACCAGCTGGCACTCCAATAAATTTCTCAATCCCGAATATGATGGCGCGGTGTTGCCGATTCTTCACTTGAATGACGGGAAAATTGCAGGCCCAACCGTCCTGGCGCGTATTCCGCATAACGAGCTGGATATGCTGTTCAGGGGATACGGGTACAAGCCTTATTATGTCGATTATGATTCGGTGAATGGTGACACCATGGCCCTGCATCAGCAGATGGCGGCTGTCATGGACAGGGCAATTGCCGAGATCAAGGCTATCCAGGCAGATGCCCGCGCCAATGGTCTTAAAGAGCGCCCGGTCTGGCCGATGATCGTCATGCGTACGCCGAAGGGATGGACCGGCCCGAAAGTGATTGACGGGCTGAAGTATGAAGGCTCATTCCGCTCACATCAGGTGCCGGTATCCGAGACCAAGACCAATCTGGATCACCTGAAAATCCTGGAAGAGTGGATGAGAAGCTACAAGCCGGAAGAACTCTTTGATGAGGATGGCCGCTTCCTGCCCGAACTTGAGGCGCTTGCGCCAAAAGGCATTCGCCGGATGGGCGCCAATCCCCATGCCAATGGCGGTATCCTGTTGCGTGATCTGCGCATGCCGGATTTCCGGGATTATGCGGTGGATGTTCCCCATCCGGGTGCAACCGTTGCCGAAGCGACCCGTATCCAGGGACGCATGATCCGTGACGTCATCACACTGAATGAGGAAGCCAGAAATTTCCGTGTATTCAGCCCGGATGAAACCGAATCCAATCGCTGGGGCGCGGTATTTGAAGTAACCGATCGCTGCCTGGTAGCGGATATCAAGCCGGATGATTACCAGATTTCACATAATGGCCGCATCATGGAGATGCTTTCCGAGCATCAGTGCGAGGGCTGGCTGGAGGGCTATATCCTGACAGGGCGTCATGGTTTCTTTTCCTGTTATGAAGCCTTTATCCATATCATTGATTCCATGTTCAACCAGCATGCGAAATGGCTGGAGGTGACTCGCCATATTCCGTGGCGTCGTCCGGTTGCTTCGCTTAACTACCTGCTGACATCACACGTATGGCGCCAGGATCACAATGGGTTGAGCCACCAGAATCCGGGTTTCATGGATATCGTGATGAACAAGAAGGCGGACATTACCCGTGTCTATCTGCCACCGGATGCCAATACCCTCCTGTCAGTGACGGATCACTGTCTGCGCAGCCGCCATCGCATTAATGTGATTGTGGCAGGTAAACAGCCGGCATTGCAGTACCTGAACATGGACGATGCCATCAAGCATTGCACCGCCGGGGCAGGTATATGGGAGTGGGCCAGTAATGACAAAGGCGGTGAGCCTGATGTGGTCATGGCCTGCTGTGGGGATATTCCGACAATGGAAACGTTGGCGGCCGTGAAGATTCTGCGCGAGCAATTCCCTGAGTTGAAGATTCGTGTGGTTAACGTTGTTAACCTGATGGTGTTGCAGCCTTCAAATGAGCATCCCAATGGCATGCCGGACAAGGATTTTGATTCGCTCTTTACGACGGACAAGCCGATTATCTTTGCCTACCATGGCTATCCCTGGCTGATCCACCGCCTGACCTACCGCCGGACCAACCACAAGAATCTGCATGTTCGCGGTTACAAGGAAGAAGGTACCACCACCACACCGTTTGACATGGTGGTGTTAAATGACCTGGATCGTTTCCACCTGGTGGGCGATACGATCGACCGGCTGCCACAACTTGCGGGACGGACGGCTTATACCAAGCAGTACCTGCGTGACAGGCTTTTAGAGCATAAGGCATATGTCCATCAGTATGGTGAGGATATGCCGGAGATTCGTGACTGGAAATGGACTGACGACTGA
- the glmU gene encoding bifunctional UDP-N-acetylglucosamine diphosphorylase/glucosamine-1-phosphate N-acetyltransferase GlmU: MNVVILAAGMGKRMHSSLPKVLHQLAGKPLLGHVIDTARLLSPLSINVVYGHGGDAVIKAFPASDLNFALQEPQLGTGHAVMQALPHLDESQPTLILYGDVPLITATTLRKLVAEAGADRFAILTVDLPDPTGLGRIVRENGAITRIVEQKDANEAELKISEINAGIMIVPTGKLKAWLAALPNDNAQKEYYLTDIVAAAVAEGVPVMSAQPDHVWEILGINNKKQLAELERIHQRNVADALMEQGVTLADPSRLDVRGSLQCGRDVFIDVNCVFEGNVVLGENVSIGPNCYVRESAINDGVEIRPFCHIDGAVIGADSIIGPYARLRPGADLGEEVHIGNFVEIKNSRVAAQSKASHLAYVGDSTVGSRVNIGAGTITCNYDGANKHETVIEDDAFIGTNCELVAPVRVGAGATVGAGTTLTKDAPPHSLTVSRSKQTFISDWKRPAKPKT; encoded by the coding sequence ATGAACGTCGTTATTCTCGCAGCAGGTATGGGCAAACGCATGCATTCCAGCCTGCCAAAGGTGCTTCACCAACTGGCCGGCAAGCCGCTTTTAGGCCATGTTATTGATACGGCTCGTCTTCTTTCTCCTTTAAGCATCAATGTGGTCTACGGGCATGGCGGCGATGCGGTGATCAAGGCTTTTCCGGCATCTGATCTTAACTTTGCCTTGCAGGAGCCTCAATTGGGAACGGGACATGCGGTAATGCAGGCGCTGCCTCATCTGGATGAATCACAGCCAACACTGATTCTTTATGGGGATGTGCCGCTGATTACGGCGACAACACTCAGAAAACTGGTGGCAGAAGCGGGAGCTGACCGGTTTGCGATTCTGACAGTCGATCTGCCGGACCCGACGGGGCTTGGCCGGATCGTGCGGGAAAACGGGGCAATTACCCGTATTGTCGAGCAAAAAGATGCCAATGAGGCGGAGCTGAAAATCAGCGAAATCAATGCCGGTATCATGATCGTGCCGACGGGAAAGCTGAAAGCATGGCTGGCCGCGCTTCCCAATGACAATGCGCAGAAGGAATATTACCTGACGGATATCGTGGCGGCAGCCGTGGCAGAAGGCGTGCCTGTCATGTCGGCCCAGCCTGACCATGTATGGGAAATTCTGGGGATCAACAACAAAAAACAGCTTGCCGAACTGGAGCGGATACATCAGCGCAATGTGGCTGACGCCCTCATGGAACAGGGCGTGACGCTGGCAGATCCTTCGCGTCTGGATGTGCGTGGCTCACTGCAGTGTGGCCGGGATGTCTTCATTGATGTCAATTGTGTTTTTGAAGGTAATGTGGTGCTGGGTGAGAATGTTTCCATCGGTCCGAATTGCTATGTCCGGGAGTCTGCGATTAATGATGGCGTGGAGATTCGCCCATTCTGTCATATTGATGGAGCCGTTATCGGTGCGGACTCCATTATCGGACCTTATGCCCGCCTTCGTCCGGGCGCGGATCTTGGCGAAGAAGTCCATATCGGCAATTTTGTCGAGATCAAGAACAGCCGTGTTGCGGCCCAAAGCAAGGCCAGCCATCTGGCCTATGTCGGGGATTCGACGGTTGGCAGCCGTGTCAATATTGGCGCAGGCACCATTACCTGCAATTATGATGGTGCCAACAAGCATGAAACCGTTATTGAGGATGATGCCTTTATCGGCACCAATTGTGAACTGGTCGCGCCGGTGAGGGTAGGGGCCGGTGCAACGGTGGGGGCAGGTACCACCCTGACAAAAGATGCGCCGCCACACTCATTGACTGTATCCCGCAGCAAACAGACATTTATTTCAGACTGGAAGCGTCCGGCCAAACCAAAAACCTGA
- a CDS encoding asparaginase domain-containing protein: protein MAVRIIATGGTFDKQYNPIDGTLGFEKSQVPQMLEQGRVHAPFVFEALPLLDSLDMTDTDRERVLHACQQAPEDRILIIHGTDTMQETALVLALASLEKTIVLTGAMIPYAVSGSDAFFNLGYAFGVVRLLEPDVYIAMNGRLFRWDDVRKDRARGVFETDS, encoded by the coding sequence ATGGCTGTACGTATCATTGCCACCGGTGGTACCTTTGACAAGCAATACAATCCCATTGACGGGACACTGGGCTTTGAGAAAAGCCAGGTCCCGCAGATGCTGGAACAGGGGCGTGTTCATGCGCCTTTTGTTTTTGAAGCCCTGCCGCTCCTTGATTCGCTGGATATGACCGATACGGATCGGGAGCGTGTGCTTCATGCCTGCCAGCAGGCCCCGGAAGACAGGATTCTGATTATCCACGGAACAGACACCATGCAGGAAACCGCGCTGGTGCTGGCCCTTGCATCACTGGAAAAAACAATCGTGCTGACTGGGGCCATGATTCCTTATGCCGTTTCCGGGTCCGATGCGTTTTTCAATCTCGGCTATGCCTTTGGTGTGGTCCGGTTGCTTGAGCCGGATGTCTATATCGCCATGAATGGCCGGTTATTCAGGTGGGACGATGTCAGAAAAGACCGTGCCAGAGGGGTTTTCGAAACAGACAGCTGA
- a CDS encoding L-asparaginase, with amino-acid sequence MKPIAPGTVIFHRHRGYGVLTAVNLLTGWVSARFGSERKCLDLNLSTDEVQHADGEPILFRREAPDRMPHARLMDMVRQLHTAGYQRLYLHSWPQPSGMHWRWHLFTGTRNWVQRPWREGWYGSGGDYIFNPVMGWGDLPGATTEELIEALARFDPEGLAQALGEDEEHAVWFAAVCDMLLPGYMYSLNAIPGDGVIFPESVPVHPVRQSLPGYAGPALPWPPGWKRLFQKASFSGQHFFLV; translated from the coding sequence ATGAAACCCATTGCGCCAGGCACTGTTATTTTCCATCGCCATCGCGGCTATGGTGTGCTGACAGCCGTCAACCTGCTGACAGGCTGGGTCTCCGCCCGTTTTGGCAGCGAACGGAAATGCCTGGACTTAAATCTCTCAACGGATGAGGTACAGCATGCCGATGGTGAGCCAATCCTTTTTCGCCGGGAAGCGCCGGACCGCATGCCGCATGCGCGCCTGATGGATATGGTCAGACAGTTGCACACCGCCGGGTACCAGCGCCTTTATCTCCATTCCTGGCCGCAGCCTTCCGGGATGCACTGGCGCTGGCATTTATTTACCGGCACGCGCAACTGGGTGCAGCGTCCCTGGCGTGAAGGCTGGTATGGCTCCGGGGGAGACTATATTTTCAATCCGGTGATGGGATGGGGGGATCTGCCTGGCGCGACAACCGAAGAACTCATTGAGGCGCTTGCGCGGTTTGACCCAGAAGGACTGGCCCAGGCGCTGGGAGAGGATGAAGAGCATGCCGTCTGGTTTGCGGCAGTTTGCGATATGCTGTTACCGGGCTATATGTATAGCCTCAATGCGATTCCTGGTGACGGCGTCATCTTCCCGGAGTCGGTTCCTGTCCATCCTGTCAGGCAGAGCCTGCCCGGGTATGCTGGGCCGGCATTGCCCTGGCCCCCCGGCTGGAAAAGGCTGTTCCAGAAAGCGAGTTTTTCCGGCCAGCATTTCTTTCTTGTTTAA
- the ylqF gene encoding ribosome biogenesis GTPase YlqF produces the protein MNAARKKAAETMKTTDLVIEVLDARIPRASCNPMVEELRLFRQRPSLKILNKSDLADPAVTKEWIAFFEKENQTHAVAISTKNPAEVARIPALCQEIVPNRGEASKPLRMMIMGIPNVGKSTLMNMLLKRRVAAVGDVPAVTKSQQRLYLNKGMILIDTPGMLWPKIHYPSDGLMLAASHAVGVNALIEEEVAVFLAEILLARYPALLAARYGMETAGADGFDVVEGVAKRRGFRVKGGDADVEKASHVLLNDYRSGALGRISLESPETRNAMMTAFDAEQEKERSAREQKALSGNLAD, from the coding sequence ATGAACGCCGCTCGCAAAAAAGCGGCGGAAACCATGAAAACAACCGACCTGGTAATCGAGGTGCTGGATGCCCGTATTCCCAGGGCAAGCTGTAACCCGATGGTGGAAGAGCTGCGCCTTTTCCGGCAGCGCCCGTCTCTGAAAATCCTGAATAAGAGCGATCTTGCTGATCCCGCCGTCACGAAGGAGTGGATTGCTTTTTTTGAAAAAGAAAACCAGACCCATGCCGTGGCAATCAGTACGAAAAATCCGGCAGAGGTTGCAAGAATCCCTGCGCTTTGCCAGGAAATTGTGCCAAACCGGGGGGAGGCATCCAAGCCGCTTCGCATGATGATCATGGGGATTCCGAATGTGGGCAAATCCACCCTGATGAACATGCTGCTGAAACGCAGGGTCGCTGCTGTGGGCGATGTGCCTGCGGTTACAAAGTCCCAGCAGCGCCTGTATTTGAACAAGGGGATGATCCTGATCGATACGCCGGGGATGCTTTGGCCGAAAATCCATTATCCCAGTGATGGGCTGATGCTGGCAGCCAGCCATGCGGTTGGTGTCAATGCCCTGATTGAGGAGGAAGTGGCGGTTTTTCTGGCAGAGATATTGCTGGCCCGTTATCCGGCATTGCTGGCGGCACGTTACGGGATGGAAACCGCGGGAGCGGATGGTTTTGATGTGGTTGAAGGCGTCGCGAAAAGAAGGGGTTTTCGGGTGAAAGGCGGGGATGCGGATGTGGAAAAAGCATCCCACGTTTTACTGAATGACTATCGCAGCGGGGCGCTGGGGCGCATCAGCCTGGAGTCACCGGAAACCAGAAACGCCATGATGACCGCATTTGACGCAGAACAGGAAAAAGAGAGGAGTGCGCGGGAACAAAAGGCACTCTCCGGGAACCTTGCGGATTGA
- a CDS encoding histone deacetylase family protein has product MTTALYTHPLCLKHEMGEYHPEKPARIHAIQDMLVSSGTVQYLDFREAPEAAVEDIARAHVADMISDARDNIPEEGEYYPLSGTLLNAYSWKAALRSTGAAVAATDAVLKGEIDNAFCLVRPIGHHSTASEAMGFCVFNNVAVAAMRAIKVHGLERVAIVDTDVHHGNGTEAIFAHEPRVMMVSYYQEYLYPFSGNERQRKHMVNVGVPSGTDGTVIRQVVTDKWLPALHEHRPEMIFISAGFDAHKDDPLGGMQLVEDDYAWITRQIMDVANEHAKGRIVSFMEGGYNLEALAASAVAHIRTLAGLERG; this is encoded by the coding sequence ATGACAACAGCCTTATACACGCATCCACTTTGCCTCAAACATGAAATGGGCGAATACCATCCGGAAAAGCCGGCCAGAATCCATGCTATCCAGGATATGCTGGTTTCCAGCGGAACAGTGCAGTATCTTGATTTCAGGGAAGCGCCAGAAGCTGCTGTGGAAGATATAGCCAGGGCGCATGTGGCGGATATGATTTCGGACGCCAGGGACAACATCCCGGAAGAGGGAGAATATTATCCCTTGAGCGGCACGTTGTTAAATGCCTACAGCTGGAAGGCCGCCTTACGCTCCACGGGCGCGGCAGTAGCGGCAACTGATGCGGTGCTGAAGGGAGAAATCGATAATGCGTTTTGTCTGGTGCGGCCGATAGGGCATCATTCCACTGCCAGCGAAGCCATGGGATTTTGTGTTTTTAATAATGTTGCCGTTGCGGCAATGCGGGCAATCAAGGTGCATGGCCTTGAACGTGTCGCCATCGTCGATACGGATGTGCATCATGGTAATGGGACAGAAGCCATTTTTGCCCATGAGCCGCGGGTGATGATGGTGAGCTATTACCAGGAATACCTTTATCCTTTTTCCGGCAATGAACGCCAGCGCAAGCATATGGTCAATGTGGGGGTGCCGTCAGGAACCGATGGCACGGTGATCCGGCAGGTGGTGACGGACAAGTGGTTGCCCGCCCTGCACGAGCACCGTCCGGAGATGATCTTTATTTCTGCGGGTTTTGATGCGCACAAAGATGATCCGCTGGGCGGGATGCAACTGGTTGAAGATGATTATGCCTGGATTACCCGGCAGATCATGGATGTGGCCAATGAACATGCAAAAGGACGTATCGTCAGCTTCATGGAAGGGGGCTACAATCTGGAGGCGCTGGCAGCCAGTGCCGTTGCTCATATCCGGACGCTGGCCGGACTGGAACGGGGATAA
- a CDS encoding histone deacetylase family protein: protein MTTAIYTHPDCKKHEMGAYHPESPARIEVIEERLAESGTDRFLLFREAPLADVSDIARVHSPTSINLVKDYHPKIPGQYFSVDADTLLNRYSWQAALRAAGAAVAATRAVIEEEISNAFCLVRPIGHHARLHTPMGFCVFNNVAIAARYAIDVCGLKKVAIVDFDVHHGNGTEEAFSKEPRVMMTSFFQSPFYPYTRTDKTLPNMVNIPVPSGTEGDAVRDLVLAKWLPALHDFAPEMLFISAGFDAHKDDSVGGMRLVEADYIWLTQQIMAVAKQYARGRLVSFLEGGYSRTALARSAVAHIRTLAGLD, encoded by the coding sequence ATGACAACGGCTATTTACACCCACCCTGACTGTAAAAAACATGAAATGGGTGCTTATCATCCCGAAAGTCCTGCGCGTATTGAGGTCATTGAGGAACGGCTCGCAGAAAGCGGAACCGACCGTTTTTTGCTTTTCAGGGAAGCGCCTCTGGCTGATGTGAGTGATATTGCGCGGGTGCATTCCCCCACATCGATCAATCTGGTGAAGGATTATCATCCAAAAATACCCGGGCAGTATTTTTCCGTCGATGCTGATACACTGTTAAACCGGTATTCGTGGCAGGCTGCCTTAAGGGCTGCCGGCGCGGCTGTTGCTGCAACCCGCGCGGTGATTGAGGAAGAAATCAGCAACGCCTTCTGTCTTGTGCGACCGATAGGACATCATGCTAGGCTGCACACCCCGATGGGGTTTTGTGTTTTCAATAATGTGGCGATTGCGGCAAGATATGCCATTGATGTGTGCGGGCTGAAAAAAGTTGCGATTGTGGATTTTGATGTGCACCATGGCAACGGCACGGAAGAAGCTTTTTCGAAAGAGCCGCGGGTCATGATGACCAGTTTTTTCCAGAGCCCGTTTTATCCTTATACCCGCACTGATAAGACGCTGCCGAATATGGTGAATATTCCGGTGCCGTCAGGAACTGAAGGAGATGCCGTGCGGGATCTGGTCCTGGCAAAATGGCTGCCGGCATTGCATGATTTCGCACCGGAAATGCTTTTTATCTCTGCGGGTTTTGATGCGCATAAGGATGATTCGGTTGGTGGCATGAGGCTGGTGGAAGCCGATTATATCTGGTTGACGCAACAGATTATGGCGGTGGCGAAACAGTATGCCCGCGGCCGCCTTGTCAGTTTTCTTGAAGGGGGATACAGCCGCACGGCACTGGCCAGAAGTGCCGTGGCGCATATCCGCACCCTTGCCGGACTTGATTGA
- the mltB gene encoding lytic murein transglycosylase B, protein MKHSSCFSFLHCAPRRAILFLGCLLLAIPVLADTVPARTLTLSCHPPKTVDAKKYRNSEAFNQALAAFSAEMASNHGFDQQDLDCILNQARHNPTVIRRVKPFPAGTPKNWQVYRARFIESVRITAGAKFWARHKNALEKAEKIYGVPPEIVVGIIGIETTYGKNKGNFRIIDALATLAFDYPEHPKRDARLALFRNELESTLLLSSERGIDPMSLKGSYAGAIGWPQFLPSSIRKYAVDFDGDGKIDLRHSPVDAIGSVANFLAQHGWKKGEPVVFPAELQADCPRSPDTALNQGLAARLTLNDLRDVCVTPKSALPENVLWGLVDLQNGFDATEYWLGTDNFFAITHYNRSYFYAMSVIDLGQAVRAFREQNRIK, encoded by the coding sequence ATGAAACACTCATCCTGCTTTTCTTTTTTACACTGCGCGCCCAGACGCGCAATTTTATTTCTGGGCTGCCTTTTACTGGCAATACCGGTACTGGCCGATACCGTTCCTGCCCGCACCCTTACCTTGTCATGCCATCCCCCCAAAACCGTGGACGCGAAAAAGTACAGGAACAGCGAAGCATTCAATCAGGCACTTGCCGCATTTTCAGCCGAAATGGCGAGCAATCACGGATTTGATCAGCAGGATCTGGACTGCATCCTGAACCAGGCCCGGCATAACCCCACCGTCATTCGTCGGGTCAAGCCCTTTCCGGCAGGCACGCCGAAAAACTGGCAGGTTTATCGTGCCCGTTTTATTGAGTCCGTCCGCATTACCGCCGGTGCGAAATTCTGGGCCCGGCATAAAAACGCACTGGAAAAGGCAGAGAAAATTTATGGTGTTCCTCCTGAAATTGTCGTCGGCATTATCGGCATAGAAACCACCTATGGTAAAAACAAGGGCAATTTCCGTATCATTGACGCCCTGGCAACACTTGCCTTTGATTATCCCGAACACCCGAAACGGGACGCCCGTCTTGCACTTTTCAGAAATGAGCTTGAAAGCACACTGCTGCTTTCTTCCGAACGGGGAATCGATCCGATGTCCCTGAAAGGCTCTTATGCCGGTGCGATAGGCTGGCCTCAATTTTTGCCCTCCAGCATCCGGAAATATGCCGTTGATTTTGATGGCGACGGTAAAATTGATCTGCGACATTCGCCGGTTGACGCCATTGGCAGTGTCGCCAATTTCCTGGCACAGCATGGCTGGAAAAAAGGAGAGCCGGTTGTTTTTCCTGCTGAACTGCAAGCTGACTGCCCCCGCTCACCTGACACTGCACTCAATCAAGGGCTGGCCGCCAGGCTTACACTCAATGACCTGCGTGATGTCTGCGTAACGCCAAAATCCGCCCTGCCCGAGAATGTGCTGTGGGGTCTGGTTGATCTTCAAAATGGCTTCGATGCGACAGAGTACTGGCTTGGCACAGACAATTTCTTTGCCATCACCCATTACAACCGCAGCTATTTTTATGCCATGTCGGTCATCGATCTGGGACAGGCTGTCAGAGCCTTCAGGGAACAAAACAGAATAAAATAA
- a CDS encoding acetylornithine/succinyldiaminopimelate transaminase — protein sequence MEKNYAVTRHTFDEVIVPTYAPSAFIPVRGAGLNLWDQQGKEYLDLTAGIAVTSLGHAHPVLVDTIKKQAETLWHVSNYYTNEPVLQLGKALTEATFADRAFFCNSGGEANEAALKLARRWAHDKYGLQKARIISFVNSFHGRTLFTVSVGGQPKYSEGFGPLPGMIEHIPYNDIDAAHAVMDDDVCAVIVEPVQGEGGVMPATTAFLQTLRELCDRHNALLIYDEIQSGMGRTGKLFAYMDYDVVPDIMTSAKALGNGFPIGAMLTTNEIAAAFTVGVHGTTYGGNPLAASVACEVMKIINTPDFLSRVVSAGEQLKKMLEGVVAAYPQVFGKVRGKGLMLGLVMSDACLGRAKEITAMAEKNGLLLLLAGLDVIRLVPPLIITDEHIRRADALLRQSVDEWIKTAG from the coding sequence GTGGAAAAAAATTATGCCGTCACGCGGCACACATTTGATGAGGTTATCGTACCAACATACGCTCCCAGTGCATTTATTCCTGTCCGGGGTGCAGGACTGAATTTGTGGGACCAGCAGGGAAAAGAATACCTGGACTTGACGGCAGGTATTGCAGTTACCAGCCTGGGACATGCTCACCCGGTGCTGGTTGATACTATCAAAAAACAGGCCGAGACATTGTGGCATGTCAGCAATTACTACACGAATGAGCCGGTTTTACAACTGGGGAAAGCCCTGACAGAAGCGACATTTGCTGATCGCGCTTTTTTCTGCAATTCCGGCGGCGAAGCCAATGAAGCGGCCCTGAAACTGGCAAGAAGATGGGCGCACGACAAATACGGTCTACAAAAAGCCCGGATCATTTCCTTTGTCAATTCGTTTCATGGACGTACGCTTTTTACGGTATCTGTCGGAGGACAGCCCAAGTACTCCGAAGGTTTCGGCCCGCTTCCGGGGATGATTGAGCATATTCCCTATAACGATATCGACGCAGCGCACGCCGTGATGGATGATGATGTCTGTGCCGTCATTGTTGAGCCGGTGCAGGGTGAAGGCGGAGTCATGCCTGCAACAACAGCGTTTCTCCAGACGCTTCGCGAACTGTGTGACAGGCACAATGCGCTGCTTATCTATGACGAAATCCAGTCGGGCATGGGGAGAACAGGCAAGCTCTTTGCTTACATGGACTATGATGTTGTGCCCGATATCATGACGTCGGCCAAAGCGCTGGGAAATGGTTTTCCCATTGGTGCCATGCTGACGACAAATGAAATTGCCGCGGCTTTTACCGTGGGTGTGCACGGGACGACATACGGCGGTAATCCGCTTGCGGCATCAGTGGCATGTGAAGTGATGAAAATCATCAATACACCCGATTTTCTTTCGCGTGTTGTCTCTGCCGGAGAGCAACTGAAAAAGATGCTGGAAGGCGTTGTTGCCGCTTATCCCCAGGTGTTTGGCAAGGTGAGAGGAAAGGGATTGATGCTGGGGCTGGTGATGTCGGATGCGTGCCTGGGCCGTGCAAAGGAAATTACGGCTATGGCGGAAAAGAACGGGTTGCTTTTGTTGCTTGCGGGTCTGGATGTGATCCGCCTGGTTCCTCCGCTGATTATTACGGATGAGCATATCCGCCGGGCAGATGCTTTGCTAAGGCAAAGTGTTGATGAATGGATAAAGACGGCAGGATAA